The Deltaproteobacteria bacterium DNA segment AATCCCTTCAAAAGGACGCCGGAAAAAATAGCGGCGGTCATCCCTCTCGAAGTAAAAACGGATTTCTTCATCGTCTGAGCCGTAAAGTAAAACCTTCTTGACCTGATTCGGAAGCTTCTTAAAGGGAGTATAGATATCAAATGAGTAATGATCGGCCAGAGCGTCCATGAGCTGAAAGAAGTAAACCGAAGAGGTATTAGAATGGGGCGCTAACGCCCCTTCTCGCACGGATAACTCCGGATTGGGGACAATCAGTTCCGGATCGAAATACATCTTTGTGCCTAACCCGTCACAGGTCGGGCAGGCCCCCTGGGGATTGTTAAAGGAGAACATCTGGGGTGTCACTTCAGGGTAGCTGATGCCGCAAACATCACAGGCCAGATGCTCGCTAAAAAAAAGCTCCTCCTGACCGACAACGGCAGCCAGCACCGTGCCTCCTGAGGTGCGTAGCGCCAGCTCGACCGAATCGGTCAGCCGCCGGCTCACCCCTTCTTTAACTACCAGCCGGTCCACAACCAGCTCCAGGTTATGCTTTTTCTTTTTGTCCAGCTTGATCTCTTCGCTCAGGTCACGAATCTCCCCATTGACACGAACCCGAAGGAATCCATCCTTACGGAGCTGATCCAGTAGCTTGGCATGCTCACCCTTGCGTCCCGCGACCAGAGGCGCCATGATCATCACCCTGGAGCCCTCTTTCAAGGTTGAAACCTGGTCCACGATTTCTTGAACGGTCTGCGAGGTGATCTCGCGGCCGCAGTTATAACAATGGGGATGACCGACCCGGGCGAAAAGCAGACGCAGGTAGTCGTAAATTTCGGTGACCGTGCCCACGGTCGAGCGCGGGTTCTTGCTGGCTGTCTTCTGTTCGATGGAGATGGCCGGGGAGAGGCCCTCGATGAAGTCCACATCCGGTTTGTCCATCTGTTCCAAAAACTGCCGGGCATAGGCCGAAAGGGATTCCACATAGCGGCGCTGGCCTTCGGCGTAAATGGTGTCAAAGGCCAGGGTAGATTTACCAGAGCCGGACAATCCAGTGATAACGACCAGGGCATTCCTGGGGATATCCACATTAATATTCTTGAGGTTGTGCTCCCTGGCGCCGCGGATAATAATCTGATCCTGCGGCTCAGCTTGTATGGAACCAGTTCGAGGCACCCGGTTTTTCAAACCTCCTTTACTTAACCCCAATCGAATTTTTAAGTATGCCACCCCAATGGGTCTATTTCAAGGCAAATGAATGAGGCCGAATTAGATTATTTAGGAAAGCGCGAGCTTCCAAATCTATGGTTTCAAGTAAATGGAGGTATGACTTTAAATATTTTTTTTGGGGTTCAAGCCTATGTAGGAGTTGAACAGTTTTATTTAGCCGGCGGAGCCGGTTTAGACGCGGGCCACGTCCTATTCTTCGTCCTCGTCTTCGTAATCATCTTCATAGTCGTCATCTGGATACACATACTGAGGCGGAGAATCGCCACGTTTTTCAAGCATATGGGGGTAGCGGCGGCTTTTTTCCGGAGTCTCGTCGGTCTGCTCAACCTTGATTTCATGCCACCAACTGTCCCCGAAATCGAACAAATAATGAAAGGTCTGACCAGGTTTCAAATCAAGACTGCTGATCCGAGTCTTGGCCGCGTTCTTAATCGGTTTACCACCCCAAGAGGCAAGTTCTTCTGGGCCATCGGGAGAGGTATACTCGGAAGCATCGCGGATTCTCGCCCGCCCCTTGGCTCCAGGCTTGGGGAAGTAAAAGGAATAGAGATGAGGATCGAATCGGTCAAAGGCCTCGAAAATGGCCTGGTGCAGATGGTCTAGTGTTTGGTCAGAGCCCACGGCGATCCTTCGCCAGATTCTCTTCTCGTCTTGTAATGCCACTTTAAAAGTAAAAATCTCACGCTTCATGTCAAAGTCCTCCTGGAAAAAAGCAATGAGTCAGGCTCATATTTGTACCCGCTTCATTATTTCTATTATTCAATTTGAACAAGAAGGCCAACCGTTATAAGAATATACAAACATGGCTGGCTGGTCAAGAAACCCTGCAGGCGTCCTGGCAAAGCTCTTGCATGTATATTTGGAAGAGATCTTTAAGGAAATTTTTAAGCCATAAGTTATGTCTCTTT contains these protein-coding regions:
- a CDS encoding plasmid pRiA4b ORF-3 family protein; the encoded protein is MKREIFTFKVALQDEKRIWRRIAVGSDQTLDHLHQAIFEAFDRFDPHLYSFYFPKPGAKGRARIRDASEYTSPDGPEELASWGGKPIKNAAKTRISSLDLKPGQTFHYLFDFGDSWWHEIKVEQTDETPEKSRRYPHMLEKRGDSPPQYVYPDDDYEDDYEDEDEE